gtgcttTGCGCTGTGACCCTCAtagctctgagagtgaggttGGAGGCAgggtgcagttcctgcagcacatcgggatcgggatcactacccaggtgcagatctttaagtgccttggcttggtgaacttgcaatAGATCCATggatgcagggcggaggtggcctgtccagtagcgctgtaggctttcgtaGTCAGTGAcaacgttgtcctacaggccttggaggggaataCCGGgtggtcccgccaggtggcggtgttctCGTGAtacaagtggatcgcaaccgccctgtcCACTTGAGGAACCTCCTTGTATCCATGGACCGCCccaccatccagggtagtgagagcgaggAGGTAGGTTCCAGGCTGTAAACAGTGGCCTCCACAAACTCAtcggctcgtcatgcacttccggaaaCAAAGGTACAGGGGGGGGCATGGCTATGAGCAGCACTCTGGCcagaggaaccgatcgagtagccgtgatgGGGGGCAGAGGTTTCCAGTCCACCTTGCACTCACgccggcccgggaaagcatagccagtagaggtgagtggaacagtagtgaactcagctttgctcttgcacaaccgctcagctccgaagaaaaaatctgtctgacagtcGCTCGCCTgctcccctttatacctgtatgtcccgggcggggcatgcaaattctgtctgccaacttgacattggccttttctcaagttcagaggtacgcaaggctctcagaagagaccccttgtgtcactaaaatCGACAAAACTTCAGAAGGGGAACATTGTATTAGTCAAATTAAAATGTCTGGTCAGGTTACCCTTAAGGAAATGTAGCtttgtttttattgaatattgatgcagcaatataatttgtgtgaaaataaataataatagaaggatgtttcaattaaattcagttttaaaaaatttgatgagggagccttttaccccacaaaATGTcttcctcacttggggtaaaaggccccaaGGGGGTTTATAGCAATATTGTGTAAATGTAGAGGCAATAGTTATAGTGCAAAATTTGTTagctaatgcaaataattttgagacaccaagatgcttttttgagtaacaaatgaaaatgatttttactcaaaataactacttcagaaaaaggcaaccatttcctgttaatttcaaacacatttggcattttattacatctgaAGTATTCTATAGACAATCTAATCTCTATTATGActggatgagtcaatgtgagcccacttgtaacatttttcataacaaatctattggGGGAAAGCCCCTATTAAACACATCGTTTTTCACAAGTGGGGGGGCACTTAAGAAAAACTATATGGCCTTTAGACCCTGCAATGGGgggctaaatccatgtcttaaaTGATCCAATCTGTTTTGGTTGGGAACAGACCAATATAAAACTTCTTAAAAGTATGTTGTTGTGTGAAAATAAAGGACAGAATGTTTTTAATTTAGCGCGTAGATTACACGCCTTAGAGCTAAGATCAATCTTTATCGGGAAACAAGGCCCACGATTTTCTTGATAGGTTTCGTTAGAATCACCCATATATTTGCATTCAAATTAAAAAACTTTTTAACCAAAAATCTTAATTAAAAGATTTAATAAATCATGGACAACTTGTCCATTaactatacatatatatgtgaaCATACTTAAATGTTTAAGTCTTGCATTTTATAatctcaaataaaaaaacaaatacattaaaataaacaattataccCCAAGAAATCATTGTACGTCTCAGTCATAACTTTTACTGTTATAGTGTGAAATCATTAGAAATGTTATAGACTGTAACTTTAAGTATCATAAATCTCTCCGTAGACTACATTGAATATGAGAGCAAGACTTTAAGACTTCCTCGGCCAAAGTCAATCAGTGACGAAAGTTCAAATCTGTTCCGAACCATGAGTGATGCCTCGCTGGTGAAGATGAGGGTGAAGAGCAAGAAGACAGTAGAACGACAGAAGAACAGAGACCATCGCTTCTCCATCAATGGACACTTCTACAACTATATGGTCTGTAGTTGAACTGCCATGAACCACATGTCAATCTGAAAGCCAGTAATGTGcattatcaatattattacagtgcTTGAAAGGCAGCACTGTACTGATATTCCTGGTAGGGGTTTGACTCAAACCGCTTATCGTacagacagaatttaaatttgtaaataataTCAACCTTTGTTTTCATATAtgtaataattttaaagaaatgacAAATTTACGTTTTGTAAATCCCCTACTGACTTAATGAACATTCTGCATTAAAACTTTTACTGTCAGCAATGACAtcattgtaatatttttattctAAATTCAGATCTACATTGTTATATATTGTTGCAtattgaattgtgattggtcttttcTCTTGATCTGTTTAACCACATAGCTGTCTTTATACTGCAAAGACAGTGTCAGTTGATTAAGTTGATTCTCGTGCACAGCTGACAGAAAACAAGACATACGTTGAGTGTCATAACAAGGGCACAGCAGTTTTGATATAGTGTTTCATTTATCAAAGcctaaaacataattttaaaagacaaaacaaccacctaaaaaacaaacaaaactgacctcacttgactgaaatgttcacatgatcttaaaaaccttttgatttgaaggcgtatgcttaaatgtttgaaattagttttgttggcaaaaatataattgtgcaaaaaaagtttttgaaatagatgtcttggaccaaataattaagaaaagcagctaataagtgcccagtattgatgggaactcctttaatgttgtttaaaaagcattccaaggtgatacctcaagaagatggttgagaaaatgtcaagagtacatttatgcaaattctaggcaaaggctggctactttgaagatgttaaaatataacatagttttgatttatttaatttttttggtcacAATCATaattcctatagttccatttctgttcctccatagttttgatgactttactattatccttaaatgtgaaaataataataataataaagaatgaacaTGTGACCCTAAacgtttgaccagtagtgtagCAGCAATCAACATTCATTGAGGTCTAAGCACATGAGATGAGAACATGACAAAAATAGCCAAATTTGACTCAATAGATCCTGTGAATGCAGTGGTTATGTTGTGTGAACAATAAGAAATGTAATAATACCCCTTCCCCTCCCCCAGCATCAGAAATTGATAAGATTTGGCATGAAACCTCTAAATGTCCTGTTGTTCATGTGTAGTTTTGTGAAGTTTGAACATTGCACTGACAAGATACAGGCCAATTAGTCATTATGGGGCACAATCAGAACAATCCTGGCTTATATCTTCCGGCTTAGTGACTTAACGGATCAAAACAATTTTGAAAACGTTTTGTCAGGGAACATCTCTAGTTGATACATACTAAATTGCGTTCAAATCAGACAAACGGCCACAATGAgataaaagtaaatttttcaaAGTAATCAACATGATCACCTTTTTTTCTTGTGGCAATGTAAATCCATATGATGAAGGGGCACCGAAGGAGtcagagaaaataaaaacttGTATTCTAGTCAAtattggagttatttgcagaaaGTGAATCAGCTTATTGTAGCGGCATGTTGCGGTCAATTCTAACATGTTTTGCATACAGCTTCTTGTAGATGCTCTGCAGTGTATTCAAAGTTTCTTGATTATCGACCTTTGCCATTTAAAGTTATAATGTGCTGAAACTTAATTGGATGCGTCTGGACAATTTTGTTGATTTTTCGAATTGATATTGTAAGGATTTAGCACTTATTACAAAATAAGATGCATTCCaaatttcaacttcattgatgaAATGGTTGTggcattttgatgttattttagtTATAGAGCAATAGGTAAAATAGGACCAAATTTGGCaattatcatcaaaatgtttacTTGGCCTAAGTTTAGCCAGTTTCGTTAAGTTTGGACCTGAATGAATAGTGTTTAAACGATATAGGTCAAAAAGTGAATATGGGCCATGGCTGAACATTGATTGGATTTTTACTTTGatgaatcaaaatacttttgataactttttgtcaggagggtctttAGATTGTGTATACCAAATTTTGTGCGAACTGGAAAAAATGGAAATaagaggagtttgaaaaagttattttaattctACACTCACGAGGTGCATTGTGACAGCGATGCAGAGAAAGCATTGATGCGGTCAAGCTTGTCAAAAAGTTTAGATTTATTGGCTTTATTCAAATTAGGAATGACAAACTGCAGGCGGAAGCAAATAACTGTGAGCTTAAACCTGGGACGTCTGTCATAAGTGCTTAAAATATGCCTTTAATGCTGGAGTTTCTGCTAGATTCAGTACTTTAGTCACATCATCAAGTATATTTCTGACTTCAAACAGAATTCCAATGATGATTGCATGCATTCATTGTGGCAACACTGAGTATGGGCATTTGCAATAAGCTGGCATCTTTCCAACTGTAATCGTGCATATATGAAATTAAATGATTGCTCTTATACTGAAAACAATGATAGACCTTACACACTGGCTTTGGACATTACAAACATGGCCCAAAGCAGCCGCTCTCTGGTGTGGTGAGCAATGTTCAGCTGTTGTTTTCCACAACAGTGGAAACATTTGGTTAAAAAGGTAAAATAACTCAAACTAAGGCCTTTTGCTGCTTTGCAAACATTGTAAAAAGGAAATGCAATCTAGTTATTATTACAATAGACAGAAGTGTAgttcagttccccgtctgtcgctcacttcgacgttgtgtcgaagaagcggcactaggggtctctcttgagtgccttttgcatctccaatctatgagaaaaggccaatgagaaattggcagacagaatttgcatgtcctgctacatacgtgtataaagggagggaaatgcatctgtttcattcagaaattttcttcggagcctactggttgtgtatgcaatgagctgcgagtcacacactgttcctcccatctctgagtgcgattgctgttggatctacggcgcatatcagcggctttctcccttctctgcacggcagtgcagctttgcccctgggcgcttcgacagcgcagttaaaagattttatttctctaaaagagttatttcctctaaaagagcaaatacacagctgacgttgaacgtccttttcaggacgcgtctttataaagatgcccttctgccctgtgtagttcctggatgtggtagagtgctctccgctcctgacggccaccggcgctgtctcgtgtgtctgggcagcgatcacaccgaggcagcgtttgtggatggctcatgttctcactgcgagaacatgaccatggcaacgttgcagttgcagctttccttcctcagaaggaacgccaccCCAGCCGCCctccgcgttgctccttcttcccacaggattgaggatgatgcggatggcgatggaggcaatttggggatggcagcggactcggtttcgccgggtacatcccCGCGAACAACCCACCCCCcggcatgatgagctgatgagttcgtggaggacacccttctccacccatCACAATGAGggtgcgtatgatagcgttaagatggccccagccgctttaactctatgcgagaaacatagagagagagaaaaggcgtggctggcgcagcctgctcccatgcttggcatgtcgccttgttcccccctgttgggggtaaagaaccagaaggctttgacaattttatggggcgttggggaagggtacttgcagcctgacacagccggtcgctttggcatgtaaaatacctgcctgctcctgtgtcagcagtacacgtacacggctcagcacatggcgtgatttaaattggacccctagtgtcacttcttcgacacaacgtcgaagtgagctacagacggggaacatctaggttacggatgtaacctccattccctgatggagggaacgagacgttgtgtcctcctggccatgtcgctgaaccgagccactgttgcggccgaacctctctgtcggctcctcagaaaaatcctgaatgaaacagatgcatttctctccctttatacccgtatatccgtatatatgcaaattctgtctgccaatttctcaatggccttttctcatagatcagagatgcaaaaggcactcaagagagacccctagtgtcgcttcttcgacacaacgtctcgttccctccatcagggaatggaggttacattacatttacatttacattaatgcatttaacagacgcttttatccaaagcgacatacagtgcacttattgcagggacaatccccccggagcaacctggagttaagtgccttgctcaaggacacagtggtggtggggatagaaccagcgaccttctgattaccatcttagcgatttagcccactacgccaccacttacatccgtaacctagacgttaattaGAAAGCAGAGGCTGTGGCACTTGGCAAAGTAGTCTGAAATACAAGTCAACCTTtaatgttttaaaggggtcatgtcatgataCATATTTATTAACTCTTTACATACACATTTTGTGTTAGTTTGGACTATTTTCCCAGTTGTCAGCTTTATATAGCATCATTTTTTCACCAAATACTAGAGAGCAACAGTGCAGTAATTTGGTCAGTGTTCAATTGTTATTTCAGTCAGAAAAACTTTAGTAGTTTGATTGCGTGCTTCACATAAATTTGGACATATAGCTTACCAAGGACTGCCTAGACTGAGTGCTTGAAGTGGATTTAGTAAATTGCTTTCATGTTTTCATTCTTGGAAAAACAATTTCCACCAGTGTAATGGCAAGAGGTGTTTGCTGCAAAGATTTTAGCCAATCATTTTTGCAGCAAAGGGGAAAGTACGCAGAAACCGACCCTGTATCTCGATATGCCCTTAAAGTATCTACTTTTTTGTTATTGAAAAGTGCACACTTTTGAGTGGGTAGCTAGAGAGTGTGAAAGTATTGAGACATACTATCACGTCATAAAATTGCATCTTGAAACCTCAGTCTGCTTGGTCGCAGTGTCACGTTCATCCTGCGACCGCACCGACCTGTCAATCATCCTGTTACAGTTGTGATGACATACACATTcctcatttcatttttactgtcattgattaattgtttcatttaatttattctacCACACAATGATTCCTAATGTATTGGAGAGAAGAAGCAGCGTGGCTTTGAAGATCACGGATCTTTCATGCAGAAATCCACTGAGgtttacagtacatactgtatgatGCACATGTAGTAATGTGTATTTAATGTAAGCCAAATTTATAGATTTCACTATCATTATCTCCATTGAATGTGTAAACTTCACGTGTTGCAGATTAAATCTAATAagtaaaacatgaaataaacTTGTTCAAGCTATCTTTGAACATGTTAATGTGATCTTTTTAATAATCAACTAAAGTAATAAATTTAGTTTTATCTATCATATTTTGAATGTCATAAATAATTCAGAAAGACAGAACAATTTCATAACACTGCTGGATTTCATTTCATGGACACCACTTTattcattgtttttgtgttttgaaacGTCACATATGTTTACATCATTCAAAAGTCCATTGAAAGGGGACTCTTTGAATGATGTCTGCTCTTGAAGTGTGATACcattaatggcaaaaaaaaaaaaatatatatatataatgagtaTTTACAATTGTGTTAATTTGATTAATGTTTCTGTTTaagatttttccatttttaatccACATTGTGTTGACACTTTTACTTAATGATTATTTTCAAGTAAGAGAGCACAATGTGTATCCATAAGCAATACAAATACAGTAGATGGACATATTCATAtgcaatacaaacaaaacaaatttataaaaaaaagcttgcaggtaAGATTAAAAAGATGTTTAATCACTTTAATACCTcaaatctgcaaaaaaaaaaaaaactttactaccattataagtgaacctcaaggaaaataacagaattaaacaaatgcttgacatgacccctttaattaatGTCTTTGGTAAAAGCAAACAAATGAAAAAGTCCAAAAATATCAATTGAAAGGAAGATACTGTAGGTCAGTTTAGTTCTAGGTTGTTCTGAGATATctgaaagtattttattttttgagttaTTATATTCAGTTTTCTGAGTCATGTTGTCTATGCAGACATCCATTTTCACACCATCATATGGAGCAACCACAAATGTCCACATCAACAGCAAGATGACAACACACGAAGTCATTACACAGCTGCTTCACAAATTTAAAGTACGTATTCAAAGAATCAGCAATGAATTATTTGATAATAAAATACAAGAGGTCAATTATGCATTATTCTTCTCAGGTTTCATTTTGATATACTTGACTGATTCACCACAGATTTTTTGTACagtgaaattaacatttaaatcatcaaattatcatcttttactttttttaaatgcagataGAAAACAGTCCAAATGAATTTGCCCTCTACTGTATTCATCAAAGCAGAGGTATGTAGAATTATGTTTTTAACCTTACATACAGTATTTGACAGAAAAACCAtggacaagtaaagcattgaaaCTACATTTAGAGTTGTTGCCtttgttgatttgtttatttattgcaaTCAGTTTCTCATTTAAAGCAGTTTGAGACATAatagaaaaagtaggtttttttcctgaagaaaatgtgagtggtgcttgcctgtggaAAATCTTGCCACAAGAGGCTAGAGTgtttttgatgttagcctgggtgttgctaaggtgctcttattgttgccatgcagttgcttacttgttaaataaaaaaagaacccaCTTAACTCTTTATGATATTTTAGTCCATTTATGGCCTGGTTCCTCTCTCCTTGTCAGTATATGCAATTTTTCACCCGTTTTATGTTCTGCTAGGTGAAAATAATACACAATATATGTCCAAAAGTATATAGACACCCAAATCTCAAACCTATCTGTTTTCAAAACCATTGGCAACAATAGGGAGTTGGTAGTCCCTAAAAACCTACACTCTTCTAGGAAGAATTTTACTAGCTGTTGGAACAGGGGTGtaaggggttaagatgggcaaggaggaggcgagaaccggcttgtcaatataaataataatttaatgaaaacttaaaccaaaagcacaaacataaacaacacatgacggacatgcccgtaattctctctttctcgtcaccggccgcctttatccctcgcgcaccccatcaggcctgttggggaccgggcgtgcgacattctagcccggcaaCGCCCCCTTCCGCTCCACTAGGGGATGGGGGGATTTGTTTGTGTTGTCACTGTTCTAATCATGATATACTTTGCTCATAGAGAAAAAAAGGCTGAATAGTTCAGATCTGCCATTGTGGGAGCGTCTTCTTCAGGGACCATCAAACAGAATTATGAAAATGTTCCTCATGGAAGCAGATGAACAGGAAATTAGTCTTGATGTAAGTCTGGGTCTCCATTAGCCGACAATTTATTTAGCTAAAACTATACTAACTTATCGTTTCTACTGGTTTAATAGGTGGCTCAATACCTCAGTTTAGAGCTGCCCATTTTGAGGATAATTCTGCAGAAGCTGGAAGAGCAAGAGAACCAAGAACTACAAAGAATAATATCAAAGTAAGTATATTTCAAGAAGAAACCGAATCTACTATTTCTTTGACtattattgcattttaaattaatcaTATGATAAGTTCCTACTACTATATTTGATGATTAAACTAACAGTTAAAAATGTTGACActtccattcattcattattatttctaatttctacattttagaataaatgtACCAGCATGAAAGCTAAATGATAAAACAcaatggaagtatgggaattatgttctGTAGAGATGAAAAAAGGTTCAATCAAATCTTGTATTTGAACTTCTTTAAAGTTGCAGCATTCAAGCCTTTAGATCAAGGggaggaaaaatgaatgtgtggTTTATGTAACTTGAAGAGCTTTAACATATTTGTTCATTGCAGATTCGAACATCAACGCAGTCTCTTATTGCAATGcttaaataaaaagtttattaaGACTGAGACTACAGTATAAATGAAGACTTAAGAGAGATTGTAGCAACTTGAGACTTGTTTTCCACTTGGCATCATCcacagaataaaagaaaaatcACTGGAATGATTTCAAGACTTACAAGAGATTTTGATACGTTGAACATTTGATATGTTGAGAAGCACATGTAGTCTGTTATAGTCGTGcgtataatgtaaataatgtaaaatagtTTCCACATCAGTGTAATTACAATATTTATCATGTGTCAAACCAAATAAAATACTGCTATTTCTGTTGCTGTTTGAGAATGAactattgctaaaaaaaaaataagatttgaaCTGTGTTTGGCTTTCAATCtcaaattttttgaaaatgtttaaaatattcactggaaaaaaatatatattttgtttgaaaaataaataaggaCACTGTTGCTAAGGGACTGTTGCTTAGGAAATGTGGGATCAGCCTGTAAATGTCCAGACAGTATTCTGGCAAAAATCTTTGCCATCTGTTAATAAGGGTCTCTAAATATTTGTTGTGCATACAACTGATAAAATGATCacgtttatatatactgtatataaaaatagaAACTCAATTATTGAAGTTGTTTGCATATTCAATTTACTCGTGCTTTGACAAAACAGATTTGTAATCTTATACAAAATGTAAAGTTCTTAATTATTGTCAATTCAAAGGGAGATTGCCAGTATTTTTCtgtttaaacattttacaaaatgtctCCAGCCTACACGTGATATATCAGTCTAAAACAAAATTAATGTGTGGTCCACTACCCACATTCCAAAACCTGTAATTGTTCTCCAGTTCCTTCCCCCCAAGACCCAATGTAATTTGCACCTTAAACCCCTTTATAATCCCTTAAATGTGCACTAATGAGATGGAGGGAAGATTTAGTGAGGGGAGGGCATAGAAATTTGAAGTGGAAAGCCTTCAAGAAAGAATTTAGCTGATTCTTTCTCTATGGTCTCATCGGTACCAGGCTACTTGTGGTTTTGAACTTTATACTGATATTTATACTGGAAGTTTGTTTACTTTAcaccaaatatgtttttttatcttcttttttgttACTTCAGTCTGTGTTTTTATCCATCTCATAATACACACATCCTTATAATGGACATTATAGTATTCAATCCAAAAAAAACTGTTGTGTGCTGGACTCATGAGCTCTCTTACCAGCTGAGCACCCATcatgcagtggcttgggtcggcgagttcctccgctgaaccgcggacccggagggctggggaggaatcgaccagggtcccaactcggagtggggcaccctgggaaaaaaggcgcactacttaaccttgacgtcaggaaaagggcgctgggcgcaagcgatccacccggccggtcagtctacgtgttaccgagttctacgggctcggacctgacaaaacacgagatgcaaccaactcaacgcggaggttgtaaaacctcacgaaggtgttgggtgttgcccaacccgcggctctacagatgtctgctagggaggtgcccttggccagtgcccacgatgacgcaacaccccttgttgagtgagctcggacccgcaagagtaggggcacagcctgggtgtgataagccagtgtgatggcgtcgacaacccagtgggtgagcctctgtttggagatggcattccctttctgccgtcccccaaagcagacaaagagctgctcagagcgtctggtgctctgtgtgcggtccaggtaaatgtgcagtgtgcgcactggacatagcaacgaaagggctgggtctgcctcctcccggggcagcgcttgcaggttcactacctgatctcgaaatggtgtggtaggaaccttgggcacgtagcccggttgcggtcttaggatcacagacgtatctgccggaccgaactccaggcaagtgtcgctgacagagaatgcttgcaggtccccgaccctcttgatagaggcgagtgcgatcagcagggccgtcttaagagggagggccctgagtccagttgattcaagcggctcgaaggggggtctctggagtcctgccaagactaccgagagatcccaggagggaactaggcctggccgggagggattcaacctccgggcgcctctcaggaacctgaggatcaggtcgtgctttcccaaagactttccgtctacaggatcgtggtgggcggcaatggcggcaacatacaccttgagggtgcccggggacagcctcctgtccagcctgtcctgtaggaacaggagcactgacttgatcgcgcatccctgcaggtcttcagttcgggaagaacaccaatctgcgaacaagcgccactttagggcgtaaaggtgcctggtagagggggctctggcttggttgattgtattcacaacggtcgccggtaagccggctagctcttcagcatcccgtccagggaccagacgtggaggttccagaggtctgggcgcgggtgccagagcgtgccccgtccctgagagaggaggtccgttctcaggggaatttgccagggaggagctgtcacgagaagcctgagttccgagaaccaagtccgagtgggccagtagggggccactagtgtgacttgctcctcgtcctccctgaccttgcacagcaccagtgcaagaaggctcactgggggaaatgcgtacttgcgcagccccgagggccagctgtgtgccagcacgtctgtcccgaggggagcctctgttagggcataccagagcgggcagtgggaggtttcctgggaggcgaacaggtctacctgggccttgccaaaccgttcccaaatcagctggaccgactgggggtgaagcctccactccccgccgggcaggcgttgtcgtggtagcgcatccgctacgatgttgagcttgccggggatgtgagtgccacgcagcgacttgagtacacggcaccccacccggactgggaggcatcggttgtgaccagaacgcgtcgagacacctgctgcagggtcactcctgcccgtaaaaagcagaggtctgtccagggtcggagtgttttgaggcaggcgggggtgatccttacccgatgcgtgccgtggtgccatgcttgtctcgggactcgagtctggagccagtgctggagtggtctcatatgcatcaaccccagtggcgtgaccgccgcggaggacgccatatgccccaggagcctctggaaaagttttagagggaccactgtgcctggcttgaaggaagcgaggcagtccagcaccgactgagcacgctagctcgtgagacgtgctgtcattgagactgagtctaactccaacccgagaaaagagatgctctgaaccggagtgagcttgctcttttcccagttgacctgaagccccaaacggctgaggtgccggagcacctggtctctgcggatgccggctactcgccactgcgaccttcgtgaagacgcgaggggacagagacaggccgaaggggagggctttgtactgaaacgcctggccgtcgaacgcgaaccgtaagaagggttggtgtcgtggcagaattgagacgtggaagtacgcgtccttcaggtctaccgctgcgaaccaatctagatgctgaacgccagccagaatatttctctgcgtgagcattttgaacgggagttttaacaaggcccgattgaaaactcgcaggtccaggattggtcgtaagccgccg
The sequence above is drawn from the Xyrauchen texanus isolate HMW12.3.18 chromosome 43, RBS_HiC_50CHRs, whole genome shotgun sequence genome and encodes:
- the LOC127635968 gene encoding ras association domain-containing protein 6-like isoform X1: MNAGQSTCVVEFGKGKSCSRAEFSSLLNTYNCFLNDKTHLQLNICENAGQVTFEGILVISWGVKKPIRLKIQDEKQIFPNESPVKSPDPISPLGSKRGMTRWGEFDDLHHIDELEEVIQNGSKEPDNPTEDYIEYESKTLRLPRPKSISDESSNLFRTMSDASLVKMRVKSKKTVERQKNRDHRFSINGHFYNYMTSIFTPSYGATTNVHINSKMTTHEVITQLLHKFKIENSPNEFALYCIHQSREKKRLNSSDLPLWERLLQGPSNRIMKMFLMEADEQEISLDVAQYLSLELPILRIILQKLEEQENQELQRIISNCLKDTSTCWSCQSEDGDTTHVFWWCVKEH
- the LOC127635968 gene encoding ras association domain-containing protein 6-like isoform X2, producing MNAGQSTCVVEFGKGKSCSRAEFSSLLNTYNCFLNDKTHLQLNICENAGQVTFEGILVISWGVKKPIRLKIQDEKQIFPNESPVKSPDPISPLGSKRGMTRWGEFDDLHHIDELEEVIQNGSKEPDNPTEDYIEYESKTLRLPRPKSISDESSNLFRTMSDASLVKMRVKSKKTVERQKNRDHRFSINGHFYNYMTSIFTPSYGATTNVHINSKMTTHEVITQLLHKFKIENSPNEFALYCIHQSREKKRLNSSDLPLWERLLQGPSNRIMKMFLMEADEQEISLDVAQYLSLELPILRIILQKLEEQENQELQRIISKFEHQRSLLLQCLNKKFIKTETTV